TAAGAATGGCTTTATATGTTAGGGCTGTACAAAAACCGAGGTAACCGGCCGTCACCAACGCGAACTAACCGCTGGAATACAGAACCAGCCGAAACCGGCAAAGAACTAATCAGCCAGCGGTAGAAATAACTCAAAACCGACATTGGCCAGTTTGGTTCCGGTTTGAACCAATATCAAACCGCCGAACCGgccgaatatatatatatatatatatatataaacgatGCCGTTTCATTTAAGTGagtgaaacgacatcgttttagttatgacttttataaaataaattaggttAAGCCAACGGCGCCGTTTCGACCTAGGATTAATAACCCccctcatttcttcttcttccttctgctTCTTCTTTCAAAATCGGCGCCACTGACGGTACAGCCCACCGCTCCCCTCCTCCTTTACACCGACACCAACGGCAAACTGAAGAATCGCACCGACTCATGCTGACACCAAGGCTGTCGGTTTTCTCCCCCCCTATTTGGCCGGTTCGGCCGGTTCTGAACATCTCAAAATGTCGTCGCGTCGGTTTTGGACCAAAACCACACCAACAacgtcggttttcacccctattatatgtaaatatcatggCCGTCATCATTTCCATACACTTGCACACAACCATACATAGGTAGCACACGTTTGATTTCACTAGACAAGGAGTGTAGAAATAAATTGAGGCAACTTTTAATGCAAATAGcagaacaaaaaagaagagcAGCAGCAAACTTAATTAATGAACTTCAGAATAGAAATTGTACTCGTCCTCTTGAAGGTTTTCGTGCTCCTTCcttctgtttcttctttctAATGTTACTCGTCACTTCTCAAcgatgaaaggaaaaaataacagCAGAGAGTACACAATAAACACGATGTATAAATCTTACAATAAATGTGTCTTAAAAGATAAAGTTTCATGATCCACTAATAAGCAACTGTCAAAAACCAAAAATGGCAAACCACTTTAAACCCTGGCTAGACCAAGCATTCAACTCATTAATTCCATTCCACTCTTCTTTCTCAAGACACATTTACACATTTGCAGAAATATTACCAAACAGATAGTCCTAAGATAGTAGTATAGGTTATACCTCAAAAACTGCCTGATACCCAAGAAATCCAACTCGTGAGCATGCAGATCGCAAAATAATTGACTCATCATCATTTCCAACATCCAATAGTATCTGGTTTgataaagaaagaaatgttAGCTAAAAGATGACTGAAATTAACAAGTACTGTTGGAAAGGATAAACAAGTCGCAATTGGAAACAAATAAGTCCAAATAGAGATTGCAATTCTTTTATTCAGAATCTGGCTCTGCTGACTTGAATAAGGgataatttacataaatattaaaaataaatttatatttgaacCTGCTCTATGATAGCGGGTTCCATTTGGCATGCAACTGTCCGTGACCAAATAAGAGTGTATAACTTCATGGAATCTTCATCAAGTACTCCAACAAGCATTGCTGgccaatttgaaaaaaaacaacttGTGGTCAATCAACTCTGAGAGTCCATCAGAGGGTAAAATCAGAAACATTAAATTTGCATTACAAACTAAAATTGTCATGAAACATCAAATTATTTACATGGTAACCTCCGAATATCAGTGGGTCTAATTGCCTCGTGGGCCTCTTGAGCATTCTTCACCTTCTTAAAATATTTGCGAGCATGCTCTGATGCAAACTCTTGTCCATACCTGCATTTACCCAAAATTTACTTTTCCTCAGCAACTAGAAAGCTTGGCCTTTCAACAGTGGTAAGCAGTTGCCTTTGCCACCACTTCCAAAACACCACAAATATACATATCCAGATTAACAAAAACAACCAATAGCATAGTAAATCGTCACTCTTGTAGAGCCCATGAATATACATGGCTGCACATacatattagaatattaaaaaaatgtaaatgtgGGCAACTTTATATCTCACCTTTCAATTACCATAGCGCGAATGTCCTTAACAGCTTCATCGGACATCTGagatagaaaataaaaggtgTTTTATCGGAGAGCACAAAAGGAGCATCTTCACaatagaattaacaatattggCGGAACATGGAGCCCTAATGAACACATGCACATACATCAAAAAAGGGGAAAGGGGATCACATTGAAGCATCCATAACTAACATTCGATTACTATATTCTGTAGAACTACAGGAAGCATTCAGAATCAATGAGAATTCTAAGGTAACAATGGCAATATACATTAGCGAATTCTCATAACCACTTCACCAGTTGGAGTGgccattttttctcttttgttatttataagtaaaaggcacaacccaagtacacaagaagtatacacggaatatacctttttttttataagttttactCGCATAATTTACTCGCATTGCCCAGGGGAGGTCTTGGAGCGGATCATTACAAAaacccaaaatgcatttgtaagaGGAAGACAAATATTGGACTCAGTCCTCATTGCCAATGAATTTCTAGATAGTAGATTAAAATCTGTCAACCTGGGTATCTTATGCAAGTTGGATATagagaaggcttatgatcacGTTATTCATCTTCCAAGCTAGattataaattgttttttacATTTGCACTGGGGCTACCCATCATATGACGAGCAATCTGGCTGCATTTGTCTCATCCTCACAGTAGCAAGGCAAAAGTGTCATCTTCACTAGTGACAACCAAAGTCGCATTCCACAAGCCCTTAAGCAAGGTAGTAATGTGCTAGCTAAAAAATGTTttgctaaaaaatataattgacCGTCACAAGAATTAGATAGATTAGTTACTTATactccacaaaaaaataaaaattttatgcaaCTAAATGAATTCAGCCACCAATAGGCATCAGGGGAAACGATGAAACACTTCATGTAGTAACCAAGCATTACATAGAAATATCCACGCAGCCAAAGTGATACCTACGTGTAGTCCATCGGTTCTGATGTACGTTATCAGACCTGCTGCCTTAGCATTAGATAATTGAACCCCCTCATAAAGTTTTTGAGCAAGCTGCATTCATATGATAACGTAAGTGAGAGGCTCCAGAATACATCTCATCTCGTGAAATATTGCTACTTATCAGCAATAAAAGTCAATGCTCAAGCAAGATTTTCCTCATACATTCATTACTTTTTCCTAGGCAATTTTATTGAAAGTGCAAAGGGGCACaaccaagtacacaggatgtatacaataGAAGGCACCCAATTAGGGGGAGAGATTTTCAAAACTATTCTAATCAGATACTAGCTTAGCCTTATAGTTCTTTTATGGGTAGCTTGGCTTTATACTAACTGTAAGCTTTTGATTCCTTGTGGTAGCTTTATTTACCAATGATTAACCATGCCAATTTGTCATTAGATAAGGGGATATGGGGAACAGAATAAATTGCATCAAGCCTTAAGCCAAGCGCATCTTCATAAAACGtaatagtaattttataaaacaaaaatgctaTGAATATAAAATCTGCAGCAGAGATAGCAAAACATGACTTTCCTAACCTTCATTGTATAGGCTGCAGTAAAATGTAATTTGTTTGCAGCATCCTGCTGAAGTGTTGATGTTATATATGGTGTCGGTGGGTTTTTCcgcattttgtttcttttagagCTGAGCACTTTAAATTTTGCTGAACTAATCTTCCGCTCAATTTCCTTGGCCTCCGTAACAGAGCTGATTGAAAACTGATTCAACTTTTTAGAATCGTATTGCGTCAAGTGTGCTGGGAAAGAAAAGCCATTCACTAAAGAACCCGGTCCATATTGGTTCATCTTCACCTCAATACTCCAATACTCCTGAGGTTTAAATTCATCAATTTCCATTTCCCTGTCACATATAAGAGCGAGCGCGGCAGATTGTACTCGCCCAGCTGACTGGCAACCAGGTAGTTTCCTCCATAATAATGGTGAAATGTTAAATCCAATCAAATAATCAAGAGCACGCCGTGCAAGATAAGCATGAACCAAGTTTACATCAATTTCTCTTGGATCTTCGAGAGCACTTTTGATGGAGGACTCCGTTATTTCGTGAAAGACAACCCTTGCAATGTTAATGTCTTCACGTAAAGCATCCTGTTGCTGCAGCATCTCAATGATGTGCCAGGCAATAGCCTCTCCTTCACGGTCTGGATCTGATGCAAGGATAAGATTTTCTGCTCTGAGAAACAAGGCAACAGGAATGAGAAaattcagaaacagaaaagcACAAGTAAGGTAGAGATAATAATGAAAAACCACAAATAAAAACTAACAATATTAGCATAATACATCAGcatcattaattattatgaaaatgaccacaaaaagaaaaaacacctCTCGCctcaaacttaaaattaaacagAAGGTGATATGTATGACAAAAGATAAATGCTCCACTGTGCTTATGTAGTCTGTTCAATACTTCTGCTCTAGAATAGTCCAAGGTGATTGAAGGCAATGAGAACCATACCCACTTAGTGCAACCTTGATGCTCTTCAGATGAGTCCAGGCGGCGGATGGGACCTCCCACACCATGCTAAAGTCATCATCAGGCCGCACAGATCCTGACCTTGCAGCCAGGTCTCTTACATGACCATAGCTAGGCAATACTTCATACATATCACCAAGGTAGCCCTGAATAACCTTAGCCTTTGTTACAGACTCTACCACCACTACAGATTTCACAAGGGGGGAATAGAGCTGTTTCAGTGTCTTTGGACCCTGATTATTCAATTTGCCTCTCTCTTGTGAATTCTGTTTATTTGGTGACTTGTTAGCTGCTTTGATAGATTTCACCTTTCTACAAGAGTTCCCATTTCTCTCATTCAACTGGGCATTTCTTGAAGCAGAACTATCAAGCACTTCCACATGTGTTTTCCCAACTGAATTCTTCTGAAAAACTGAGGTGTTAGCTTAAATATTCTAATGAAATAAAGGACTTAACTTTGATGCGGTtacatctttttttatataaataagtcaatttGGTGATCCTACAAATTAGTAACCGCTAACCTCTAACACCTGTGTGGAATTCTTGCCTCTTTTGCCCGCATTCGGAGTCTTTGCTTGAGAAGAACTTTGGGGTCCTTTTGCTTCAACTGCTTCTTCTGAAGCATTAGCAGCAACTTTATGCACCttgtttttcttgcttcttgaGTGCTGCTTTTGTTTCCCATGAACTTCAGTGTTCTGATTATCATTTTTAACAGGAGAAATTGAAATATTTGCTCCCAGCTTCACATTCTTACTCCCATCTCCCACTAACTGTTCACTAGAAGTCATCAGGTCGACATCTTTAGAggctgaaatattcaaatttgcaGCTGTTTTTTTCCTGTGAGCAGCCAATGCTTTTGCTCGTTTCCTGTGTTCACTAAATGGTTGGAAGCCCAAGGACTTCCCATCACCCTCTTTGCCACGAACACCAACGTTTTCATATCTATTTGTTAAACTCGCATCTTGAGAAAAAAACCTCTGAGCCAAGCTTCCATAACTAGAATAACTCCTTCTGAAACCTCTGTTTAGAGACCCATAAATAACACTATTTAGAGGTGCCATGCAATTCAGGAACCCAGGTCTTAAGTGGAAAGCATTCTGAGAACCATCAAGAGAGCTTTGGAAAAGATGAGAATCTGTCCCAGCCTTGGCATGGTTAGTTGAGATCCTGCAAGCTACTCTGTGTCTGTCAAACTTAAGCTGAGACGCTCTTCTGTATCTGTTGCCATTACCAACGCTGAATGGAGAACAAGGTAAGTAGGTGCTTGGGTTCGCACGGAGTCCCCTGTGCTGCAGCTGTAACAAAAACCACACAGCAATACAAGAATATTCCGCATCAAATGTGGATGGACATAATAGCaccgcaatttttttttataggtaataatagattttattccaaataaataggcatagcccaagtacacaggaagtatacaagacaatacacctaaatacaaactaaagcaaaatagaattaaaataaagtattacaaatattcatatccCTCACTAGATTGTTCACCCAAAAATTTAaagtgctaaagaaaaaatccctaaattCCCCCATTGTGCGTTCACAATCTTCGAAGCACCTCCCATTTCTCTCAAGCCATAGATACCAGAACAAACATGAAGGAATCATCCTCCACTCAGCTTTATTGCCTCACATGGATCAGAATAGGACTATGTGAAATCTATGTGAGAGAAAACAGAATGTTTGCTTTGAAAAAAGATAGTTGTTTTCCCAAATCCCTCGGTTTTTCAAACATCTACTGGCCAGAATAACCTTTTCAGGAGTCTTACTTGAAGTTACCAAGCGAGCTCTGACGGGTATATCATAGGAAATTGCAACAGTAACAGAAAATCACACATTGAATAAACGATTATACCATGGTATTTTGGGTGTTATAGACGCATTAACTAGACAATTATTATAAGATGAATGCCATCTTAATCATGTAGCAGCTACCAATCGTAAACTGATGCTGTAGAAGTAAAGGAACCCATATCGGACTCTGGTTTCCGAGATAACAAAGTAAAGGAAATCAACCTAACTAACTCAGTAAGGTGATAAAGAAAGAGCGAAGGGAGAATGATTGGGTAACCTTGGACATTGAGTTGAGTCGAGGAGATGAAGTAGTGGAAGGTTTTGAGAACACGGACGCAGAGAAAGTGGCAGTGCTGACCAATAACGATTTCTTCTGTAGATTAATCATCGCCAGCGGCGGTTTCATTCGCTTGCCATTCTTTCAATTCTTATTTTCTGCTTCGGCTTTATCACTTGGGGCAAGATAGAGAGAGGCAGAAGGCTGATAAGGGTTTTGGGCGAGGGTTTACTTCAATTACTTGGGGCAGGATAGAGAGAGGCTagatagagagagggagagggaggcaGAAGGCTGGTAAGGGTTTTGGGTGAGGGTTTGCTTggggctgggctgggctgggctgggctgggtCTGTACTTTTTTTACCGTGCGCAAGATAGacgctctttttttttccttttttcaccCCTCCCGCGCGCCTCTCCAGTCTCCCCCCATCACCCACTCCCTTTCCCAAACCCCCGCGACCCAAGCTCCCCATAGTCCCCATCCTTGCAGGCCAGCGCCGCCGCTAGTCCCCGTTGATATTGACGTCGATGCACCGccaggtatctctctctctctctctctctctcgatcttgTTGTAgatgtatttatttttggattattcTGGGACTTCTGCAAATACGTGGCTGCTCATATTTCAAACGAAGCACTAAATCCCAAGATCCATAAAAAAGCAACAGGGTTGCGTGAGCTCGAACCACTGGGGAAGTAGATTAGAGCAAGGGTGAGTGCTTGGCTTCCGAATATAAGTATAAAACAAGGAAACAAATGGAAAATTTTTCCACTCTCCTCTAATTGCAGTCTTTAATTTCACCGTCTATTCTGGTGGATATTAAAACCTAGTCGAGAGATTACGAAGAACCCAAAAACAGGCTTGCAATGAACTTATAGCTTATTGCTTACAGATAGGACCGTTACCCCATAAACCCCCCAAGGGCATGAGAGACAATTTGAAAATCAATGTGTAAAGCAAATAGGCTTTCAGTTTCTTGCTTTTGGTGATTGGAGCTTAAAggttattgtatatttttttcttaaatctgAATTCTGCTCATGTTACACTTCTTCTCTGTTTTTGCCCGTGATTGTGTGTGTTTGCTGGGGCTTCAACTTAATGGCATACTCTGCATGTTAATTCCGTTTTCTTGGTGACATGGGTAATCATTATAAATGTTGAGATCCTCAATTTACCGCACATTGAgaacttgtaatttgtttgcATTAAAATTTTGGTTACTGGCCATTTTTTGGAATAGGAATATCAATGAGAGAATGTTATTGCATTTTCCCAGTTATTTTGTCAAAACAAGTGCACTTTCCTCATGCTATAATAACGATAGTCTATGCTTTTTTGGGCGGTGTGTGTATTTAGTGTAGGTGAATTTGAAGATTTTCACAAAGGCTGCTGAATTATACTCCTGCTAAGTCTCTGTAAAGGGTGATGGATCGACAGCCTCATGATTACGCATCAGCCTCTGCTATGGCATATGCCCAACAGCAGCGACAACCCCCAAGCATGCAACAGCAACAACAGTTTGGATTTCCTCCACAGCACCAGCAATTTCCTCCATCAGTGCATGGTCCTCCTTTCCTACCCCCACATCCCTCTCTCCAACAATTCCCGTATCACCCCCAAATGCAGCAGCTCCATCCGCATCCTCCACCCCATCCTcaccttcttcatcttcaacagCAACAGCAGGCACCGCCAGCTTTCCCCCCTCATTTACCCTCTCCTCTCGTTCCTCCACAGTTTCATGGTCCATATGATGCAGCTCCACCCCCAGCTGCTCCACCTTCCGATCCAGAGCTTCATAAGCGCATCGAAAAACTTGTTGAGTATGCTGCCAAGAACGGCCCTGAATTTGAAGCTATGATTCGTGAAAAGCAGCAAGAGAATCCTGACTATGGTTTTCTCTTTGGCGGGGAGGGGCATGGGTACTACCGTTACAGGCTTTGGTTAGCTACACATCCTCCAGGTGGTCCCTTCAATCCTCCTTTTGCATCATCGTCTATACCTATGATGCATCCTCCCCCTTTAAATGCTCCCCCAATGAATGCCGCAGCTGCAGGTGTTGGGGCATCAGCTACAGTGCTGGGTGCTCCTCAATTGCACCCACCTCCTTTTCCCTCATTCTACGAGCAGCCACAGCACCATCAGCATTCACAGTCTTTTGGGATTCATGGTCGACCAGATTATGACCAGTCATCCAAGTCTTTCAGGGGTCTTTCTGGACCACTTCCATCTGATGTTGCAATGGAGCTCAATAGCGTGCTTAAcaatctaaatggtacgaaagAGTCAATTAAGGGTGCCAAAAACTGGTTCATGCAGAGATCCCCATTTGCACCCGCACTGGCTGAGGCACTTAGAGAACGAACTTTTGTCCTAGATGATTCAGAGAGGCAACTGCATATAATATACCTTGCAAATGACATTCTTTTTGACAGGTAACATTCTATGACTGCgcaaataatgttttttttatttgagtaaaaatttattaataggcGTAACCAAGTACACGGTGTATACAAGTTGGCTGCacaaataatgttttttttatgagtaaaattttattaataggcGTGACCAAGTACACAAGGTGTATACAAGATGGCTGTGCAAATAATGTTGTCTTTTAGAATCATGATTTCTACTCATGCAGTTTTCCCCCCAACATTTTGCTCATGTATATGTTTTCCTCCCTGCTAACAAAGTTTTAAGGCTATTGATTTTTGGATCTTCGTCAACCATACTTCTCTAGAGGGCTCTGGTAGAAGCTTTATTATTGCCCCGTTGTCTACCTTCTTTTGGTGGGGGTGTTGTCATGGCTTTGTTCATTGTCCATAAGGAAACCTGAACAGTACTCGAGTTTATGGTTGGTGAGCTATTATTATTAACAGTACCTAACAAAGATGCTTTTATTACCATTTTAGTTAGCTGATTAGAACAAGAATTGTGGATATCCATCAAATTTGGCCCGCATCCTTGCAACAATGATAGCAATGACAGTGTAGGGAATAAAAACCAAGTCTTTGAACCTTTAAGTCTACTtgtctttttttcttacttataaaaaaaagtctacTTGTATTTATACTTATAGAAATAGAAGTTTATCTGTCCTTGTCATCCGAACCCCaaagggttggctcaagtggtgaacgccttggtcttggggtatcactcacttcaaggtccaaggttcaacacctcttgggtgcaaacaatcctttagGGCCACACCTCTTGGTGAAAAgctagcgatttaaccagttccatgtagggaaacttccgagggtgaaGTGCACGGGActggggtttactctgcaggagTGGGTCCAAAGGGCACTGgcttggagaggttccctgacataataaaaattaaaaaaataaaaaaatctgtccTTGTCATCCATCAAATCTGTTTTCCACCATGAAGTTGGCTGTTCAACTTCGGATTCTCTGAGTGTTTCCCTAGAAACCGCCACAACTCAGTATCAGAAGCTCCCTTAAGATAATCCCATGGAGTTTCTTCAGCTTGGATTTCTTGATTGGGAAGTGCACCCCTGAGTCTGAATCCTATTCTGGCTTTGTCTGGTGGCCACCCTTATGGACCTAACTCAGGTAGTCTTCTCTTATTTTCCCTAATGTCCATGGTAGTTCTGCTTTGAGAAAGGAACACCAGCTGAGCATCATATACTTGCCAAATTATGTTTAGGACAGGGGATTGCTTATGGCAGGAATACTTGGTGCACAAAGAGCTCTTACATTGacaatcaaaaagaaaagagtagaAAAAACCCTTAAATTGACACAAATTACATCAAACTTGTGCTTCCACCTCCCAGAAAGTGCAATCGCATACACAGCATAGAGGGTGGGAATGCCCAACTAtgtggaagaagagaaagatcATAATTCCACGAaactttgagaaatttaaacTATTGTATGCACTATGCAACcatccaaacaaaagaaaattgtttgTTCATAATTTGAACACTGTATCCACACAATTTCCCAAGGCTCGAGCATTACATTCCCTATAAATACACCAGATCAAACACAAAGGAACCAAAGCCAACAAGCCATCATTTCCACCACCCGCTGTGACATGACCTATCCAATCTCAAAGGTACATAACATCAAGTTCAAAACTTTAGATGTTGAAGATGAACTGTAGTCAGTTATTGAATTTAGATGTTGGAAGGGTATTCTAAgttcaataagaaaaatttgGAATGAATTTTGCTCTTTAACATGATGCAGTAAAAAGATGGACCTCTTCTTGGAGGCGAACCACTTGTTTCAAGTTCTAAGGGATGCGTGCTCATGCCAAAATATTGTCATAGCTCACCTATCTTCACCTTGTAATGAACGTCGAAAACTAGTGTCGACTATTATGCTTGTTCCCGAGTTTCTCAATTCTTAGTTAGATGCATTTTGTTTCATGGTTTACATATATTAGTCTtgcttttacttattaaaaaaaaaaattaatattgcttTGCAAAATTTACAGCTTGCTACGGAGGACAAGCCCCGACCTTGATAATGAAGCCCTTGCATTTGTACCTGTTTTAGGTTCCATGCTCAGGAGGATTTATCACAATCCTCAGAACAAGGAGGAAAATCAGACAAGGTTACAGAAGATTTTAGAGTTGTGGGCTTCCAAAGATATTTTTGATCAGAACACTATTGACGATCTTAAGGGTGAGATGATTGCTGGACCACCAACTAATTCTTTTCCAGGGCTTCCAACCACCAGTGGTTCAGCAGATCCGGCTGCTGGTAAGCTATGCttttctccccctctctctctaacttgCGCTCTCAAATCGTCAAAGCCATGCCAAAGCTGGTGCTTTTGCCATGTAATAAACCTGGGGTTGAGGAGGCAATTTTACGACCCCCAGCCTCCCCATCCCATTCCAAAACCCCTTCTAtatttctgttattttttaggGGCAGCAGGACTGGGTTTCTTTTGGTTCAACGCAGGCGCCTAGATGTGTCTATGCATTTGTCTCTATAAATAAAGAATGCTATAAATTGcccttaattttcatttcatgcagtATTGCTGCAGCATTCAACAAACCATAACATCCAGCAGTGGCTACCTGATAGGAATTTACCAGATCAAGAGCTTCCTGATAAACATGCAGCCTCTGCCCAAGCCATTCCGCCATCTCTAGCAACCAAGCAATTTCTTCCAAACTCAGGCCCCAGTGGTGTTTTTATGGGGTCCATGACCATATCAGCTTCTGTTCAACCAGCAAACCAACAGCCCACACCCCATTTATTGCCAGGCCCAACTGCTGGCAATGGTGAAAAATTGCCACCATATCCATTGTTTCCACCCGGTCTTATTCCTGGAATGGTCAGAAAGATGCAGATTGGTAGCGG
This genomic interval from Juglans microcarpa x Juglans regia isolate MS1-56 chromosome 4D, Jm3101_v1.0, whole genome shotgun sequence contains the following:
- the LOC121261220 gene encoding DNA topoisomerase 1-like, which encodes MKPPLAMINLQKKSLLVSTATFSASVFSKPSTTSSPRLNSMSKLQHRGLRANPSTYLPCSPFSVGNGNRYRRASQLKFDRHRVACRISTNHAKAGTDSHLFQSSLDGSQNAFHLRPGFLNCMAPLNSVIYGSLNRGFRRSYSSYGSLAQRFFSQDASLTNRYENVGVRGKEGDGKSLGFQPFSEHRKRAKALAAHRKKTAANLNISASKDVDLMTSSEQLVGDGSKNVKLGANISISPVKNDNQNTEVHGKQKQHSRSKKNKVHKVAANASEEAVEAKGPQSSSQAKTPNAGKRGKNSTQVLEKNSVGKTHVEVLDSSASRNAQLNERNGNSCRKVKSIKAANKSPNKQNSQERGKLNNQGPKTLKQLYSPLVKSVVVVESVTKAKVIQGYLGDMYEVLPSYGHVRDLAARSGSVRPDDDFSMVWEVPSAAWTHLKSIKVALSGAENLILASDPDREGEAIAWHIIEMLQQQDALREDINIARVVFHEITESSIKSALEDPREIDVNLVHAYLARRALDYLIGFNISPLLWRKLPGCQSAGRVQSAALALICDREMEIDEFKPQEYWSIEVKMNQYGPGSLVNGFSFPAHLTQYDSKKLNQFSISSVTEAKEIERKISSAKFKVLSSKRNKMRKNPPTPYITSTLQQDAANKLHFTAAYTMKLAQKLYEGVQLSNAKAAGLITYIRTDGLHMSDEAVKDIRAMVIERYGQEFASEHARKYFKKVKNAQEAHEAIRPTDIRRLPSMLVGVLDEDSMKLYTLIWSRTVACQMEPAIIEQILLDVGNDDESIILRSACSRVGFLGYQAVFEDVEVEAIQSKEKEENDRNEAFGILSLLKCGDPLCLGEVEPKQHFTQPPSRYSEASLVKKLEELGIGRPSTYASTLKVLQDRNYVTVKSRVLHPEFRGRMVSAFLCHHFSEVTDYSFTADMETELDNVSAGLTEWKGLLRDYWTRFSSYCDRANSVHIHQVEKMLEKKFGDSLFDSLPDKSRTCPSCMEGTLIFKVSRYGAGYFIGCDQHPKCKYIAKTLYGDDDEEVAPQKNNMEEPKVLGINPGSAEKVLLKNGPYGFYVQLGEDRKGYLPKRTSVSHIKDVESITIEDALELLRYPVTLGNHPKDGQPVVLRLAKLGFSIRHRRSNAPVPKNVKPNEITLEKALELLSSKDVRRCGRPKNKPKVEEAAQAM
- the LOC121261221 gene encoding calcium homeostasis endoplasmic reticulum protein isoform X1, producing the protein MDRQPHDYASASAMAYAQQQRQPPSMQQQQQFGFPPQHQQFPPSVHGPPFLPPHPSLQQFPYHPQMQQLHPHPPPHPHLLHLQQQQQAPPAFPPHLPSPLVPPQFHGPYDAAPPPAAPPSDPELHKRIEKLVEYAAKNGPEFEAMIREKQQENPDYGFLFGGEGHGYYRYRLWLATHPPGGPFNPPFASSSIPMMHPPPLNAPPMNAAAAGVGASATVLGAPQLHPPPFPSFYEQPQHHQHSQSFGIHGRPDYDQSSKSFRGLSGPLPSDVAMELNSVLNNLNGTKESIKGAKNWFMQRSPFAPALAEALRERTFVLDDSERQLHIIYLANDILFDSLLRRTSPDLDNEALAFVPVLGSMLRRIYHNPQNKEENQTRLQKILELWASKDIFDQNTIDDLKGEMIAGPPTNSFPGLPTTSGSADPAAVLLQHSTNHNIQQWLPDRNLPDQELPDKHAASAQAIPPSLATKQFLPNSGPSGVFMGSMTISASVQPANQQPTPHLLPGPTAGNGEKLPPYPLFPPGLIPGMVRKMQIGSGVPYSPMSPLDIPTVIPPSNVPQSEILDSVSKFFKDIGEINPSEGPINADSRDEDEYEREPAVRKGGACIPPPPNLQVDPETGAYADGSVDRKSGSGRLGLGATANPNEASQYDDVYTSYRKQRSTTYHSSMSARAAVK
- the LOC121261221 gene encoding calcium homeostasis endoplasmic reticulum protein isoform X2; translated protein: MDRQPHDYASASAMAYAQQQRQPPSMQQQQQFGFPPQHQQFPPSVHGPPFLPPHPSLQQFPYHPQMQQLHPHPPPHPHLLHLQQQQQAPPAFPPHLPSPLVPPQFHGPYDAAPPPAAPPSDPELHKRIEKLVEYAAKNGPEFEAMIREKQQENPDYGFLFGGEGHGYYRYRLWLATHPPAAGVGASATVLGAPQLHPPPFPSFYEQPQHHQHSQSFGIHGRPDYDQSSKSFRGLSGPLPSDVAMELNSVLNNLNGTKESIKGAKNWFMQRSPFAPALAEALRERTFVLDDSERQLHIIYLANDILFDSLLRRTSPDLDNEALAFVPVLGSMLRRIYHNPQNKEENQTRLQKILELWASKDIFDQNTIDDLKGEMIAGPPTNSFPGLPTTSGSADPAAVLLQHSTNHNIQQWLPDRNLPDQELPDKHAASAQAIPPSLATKQFLPNSGPSGVFMGSMTISASVQPANQQPTPHLLPGPTAGNGEKLPPYPLFPPGLIPGMVRKMQIGSGVPYSPMSPLDIPTVIPPSNVPQSEILDSVSKFFKDIGEINPSEGPINADSRDEDEYEREPAVRKGGACIPPPPNLQVDPETGAYADGSVDRKSGSGRLGLGATANPNEASQYDDVYTSYRKQRSTTYHSSMSARAAVK